In the Aquimarina spinulae genome, CAGTAGAGAAAGGATGGATTACCCTTATTGGAGCTACTACAGAAAATCCAAGTTTTGAAGTCATACCTGCACTCTTGTCTCGTTGCCAGGTGTATACACTTAATCCTTTTGGCAAGAAAGAATTAGAAGCATTACTCAATAGAGCCATGCAAGAAGATGAGCATTTAAAATCTAAAGAAATAGTACTTAAAGAAACAGAATCTCTACTAAGGCTAAGTGGCGGAGATGCTCGTAAGCTTTTAAATATTTTCGAATTAATTGTTTCTAGTCAGGATCAGGAACCCATTACAATTACTAATGATCTGGTTTCAAAATTAGTACAACAAAATACGGTGCGATATGACAAAACTGGAGAGCAGCACTATGATATCATCTCTGCTTTTATTAAATCTATCAGGGGAAGCGATCCTAATGCTGCTGTATATTGGCTTGCACGTATGATTGAAGGCGGTGAAGATCTTAAATTCATTGCCAGAAGGCTAATTATACTAGCTTCTGAAGATATCGGAAACGCTAATCCAACTGCCTTGATTTTAGCAAATAATTCTTTCCAGGCCGTTAATACTATTGGTTATCCCGAAGCTAGAATTATATTAAGTCAATGCACAGTTTATCTAGCTTCTTCACCTAAAAGTAATGCATCTTATATGGCTATAAATAAAGCCCAGCAATTGGTAAAACAAACAGGGGATTTATCTATTCCGTTACATATAAGAAATGCTCCAACCAAATTAATGAAAGAATTAGGGTATGGTGAAGACTACAAATATGCTCATAATCATAAAGACAATTTTGTAAAACAAGAATTTCTTCCTGATGAGATTGCCAACACAAAATTATATGATCCAGGAAATAATCAGCGTGAAAACTCATTTAGAACATTTCTTAAATCGAGATGGGGAGATAAATACGAGTATTAACCCTTCTTTTATCTCCCCATTGTATAA is a window encoding:
- a CDS encoding replication-associated recombination protein A; the protein is MNKPLAERIRPKSLEQYLSQEHLIGDDGSLTQQIKRGLIPSLILWGPPGVGKTTLANIIANESERPFYTLSAINSGVKEVREVIDKAKQSGGLFTAKNPILFIDEIHRFSKSQQDSLLGAVEKGWITLIGATTENPSFEVIPALLSRCQVYTLNPFGKKELEALLNRAMQEDEHLKSKEIVLKETESLLRLSGGDARKLLNIFELIVSSQDQEPITITNDLVSKLVQQNTVRYDKTGEQHYDIISAFIKSIRGSDPNAAVYWLARMIEGGEDLKFIARRLIILASEDIGNANPTALILANNSFQAVNTIGYPEARIILSQCTVYLASSPKSNASYMAINKAQQLVKQTGDLSIPLHIRNAPTKLMKELGYGEDYKYAHNHKDNFVKQEFLPDEIANTKLYDPGNNQRENSFRTFLKSRWGDKYEY